The sequence TTGAGGGCGTGAGAAGATATGGTCGTCATTAACTATCGAGCGTATGAGGATCGATCGTCAGCTGAGGTGAGAGAGGCATAATATATTTGACGTGAGGGACGATGGAAGTGACGAGCAGATGAAATCAGAGTAGTCTGCAATACGCACCATTGCAGCTAAATCAATGTGAAGCAATCGCGAATCAGCTAAGTCCTTCACGATGATACCGTTAACAattgagctcaccttgacaccTATCTCTGACCGGTGGAGTCCCCTGACTACCAGGCGGCAACAATATCGACACCGCTTGAAGAAGTAACTGAGCAGCCAGATCATATTGACCCTTCTTCGCATATACCTCAGAGAGCGATTCCATAGTCATCCCTAAACCTCTCTTATCAACCGATCCACCCTGAGTAGCATCTTCCGATATCTCTCCAGATGGTAGATCAACATCTCGGCCAAGTACCACCTGTTCTCCTCCAGTACTACCAGCTCCGATGGGACTAGGGGACCTGTTCAACCCCAATTTGAGCATAGCTGTCAAGGCTGTTGATAGATAATATTCAGAAGCTTCATTCCAACTTTCCACCGTCTTGCCTGTGGGCGTACTGATTTCCGATCCTCGTGAGGGAGTATAAGAAGGTGCTCTTGAAGAATTGGAGATTTCGAGGGATATCTGACCAAGTTTCTGATATAGTCCTATTGCTCTTATATGGTCTTTCTCACTTAACTTGTATGATCGACCTATCCATTCGCCTGATCCTTCTACGCCAGGTTGTCTGATTGGGTTTGGTCCTAATAGCTCAACGGCATTCCGTAATTCTTCGAAAGCGGTTACTCTCTGTCCCATCAATTCCAGGACGTTGGCTAGTTCTACGTATATACCTGTGATCTTCTGGAGTGGTTCGGGCTCAAGGGCGGATGGTCCTAGTGCTAATGCTACCTCTAGTGCTCTGTGAACCGTATATATAAGTGAGTTAACGGTACGGCCTCTGTCAGTGTGGAAATGCTCAGAGGGATAGATCGACTTACTCTCTAAAGTATTGTTCGGATCTTCTGTAATCCTGGTTCAGTTTCGCTTTTAATGCTGCTCGGAGGGGGACTCGGACAGCTTTAGGCCATGTTTTGAGTGTCGAGTAGAATTCGAGTCTACGTAGCACTCGCACGTTAGCGATATGCGACTTTGATATTGAATTCATCAAAAATGAGAGTGACATGGGTCAGAACCCAGTGCAGCACTCACAACCCATATATCGTCACCAAGGCTCCCAGACCCGCTAAACCACTAAATATCCAGGATATCTTCAATCCCCCTTTCCCACCTGTCTCCAACCTCGCCGAACTGGACTTGGCATCCTGGTTCTCCTGCTGATCTGCACCAGGCTGTTCGACATGTCCTGTACTTGTAGGTCCAGTTGTGTTCCACCGTCGTAGATGAGCGATCGGAGAAGGGGTAGGATGATGTGAAAGTACAGCTACTGGCGCTCGCTTGGTGGGGTTGGCAATTGCAGATCGGgcgatggtggtggatcttatgagagaggaggaagctatTCGTGACATCTTGTGAGGTGTGGTatgtagatgaagagatgagaaaAAGTAAAATCATGAAGAAAGCAGAGACTCAAGAATTCTAATGAACGTCATTTTCGTTGACTTAACCGATCCTCACCGGGCAAACAGcggaatgaggatgaatcCGTATCACACTACAGGAAGAGTACAGCACCGGGCTCACAACTATGCATATAACAGAGAATACAACTACAAGATACTCTACGCTGCAGATCAGTTCGACAAACCATAGACTAACCTAACTTCCCCGATAAGTGGTGTATGAGAATGGACTGATGAGCAATGGGATGTGATAATGTTGGTCTGGGTTGGTGTACGAGAATGTGATCTGTACCGCACTTTGTTAGCCATGACTAAAGCTGTGGTTTGCACATGAATTGGTCAGACTTACCTCTACCAATGGGTAAAAGGTCTCGACATCATTCGACTTAAAGTAATCCCCACTATAGAAAGTCATCTTGTATATACCTGGTGAGAGTTTCGTACCACTTTCCAACAAGTCAGAGCATCGTCCATCGGTATTTGTCTCCCTACAACTCATACCATCAGCAGGATAGGCCAGACTAGTAGAATGGTACTCACCCAGTGGCAAGGGTCTTTGGGACTTCTATAGCAGTCTCATCTCCCGTCAACCCCGAGAAACTAAGGACGTCAAGGGAGACTTTGACACCTGCTGCAGGCTTGCCCACTGAGGCGTCCAATACTTTGATCCATACATTAGCCATATGCACTGGAGCGCGTTGTCGTGGGACTCACCGTGGCATGTTATGGGTGATTTCGACattgtatgtatgcatatactGTGATATCGATTGAGCTGTATGAGAGATAACAGCGGAAGGAATGTGCAATTTGGCCGTGGACAACTTTCGGTTAACTTAACGTTGAGTCAAAAATATCGAACATCACTTCTTTTGTTGCGATCTTCAAtcttttcatccttcttttccatCATACACATCTATACCTCACGAATTATAGATCGTTCTGATCTCACAGAGAAACGGCCAAATGGCAGGAGTAGCAAGTCCATTATCACTTTCGCCCGCACCTTCCGCAAGGGGCGGTTCGAGACCAGCAGCACAAAGTCACGCTTCGGGCAGTCAGAGTGGGAAGGGTTTTGACGTTATAAATGCTTATAAGAGGGCTATAGAGGATGACAAGGTGGGTGTCATATCAGATGATAATGAGCATGATGACACGGCTGAACTAGACAATTCATGGAAGTTGATGCTCATCAGGTGCTTTGCTTGCTGTAGGTCCCTCATCCTATAGCTGCTATCTTGGCTCTGGTAGAATTGATAGAAGCTTCcactggtgagttggtcatCGTTCTTGTCTGGAAGATGTTGTTGAGCCAAGGAACACGCACGCTAACCTAGACTACTATGCATTCTAAAACATAGCATCGACTGTCACAGGACTGGCATCAGAGTTGACGATAGGTCGACAAGCGTTAATCAACACTCAACCGAGTTTAGGTGTAAGAGCGGGATGTCAATTATGGGAGAGGTTCTTTGCGTTATCaatgggaggagaggtgagcCAGAACCTATATTCAACATCATTTCATCCTCTTTATTGAGCTTATATCGAGTCCTGGTCGCCCACTTACTTTGGACCTGAAGCAATCATTGATAATAATATCTGTATCTGACACAGGACTTCCCCTCATACAAACGATCGTTAATATCCCAAGGCCGTTCCTTCTGCGCTATAACTGCTCCCCAATGTCGAGAGAAGATTGCAAATTTGGCTGTGGATTTCCTGAGGGATGATTGTGTTGTAAGTTTATAATTCGGTCGTCTCAGCTTGCCAGTATGGTATCTTCGACTGTATCGTAAGCTGAATTGTCTGGATGTCTTACAGATCCTCACACATAGTTATTCGCGAACTGTCATTCAGACGATCCTGAGGGCTCATAAGCAACATAAACGTATAAAGGTCTATGTGACTGGTGGGTCATATTCTAATATCAGGCCAAAATGCGTGTAAAGCAAGATACTGATATGCCTGTTATTATTGGACGTAGAGGCAAGGCCAGCTTGTTTAGGGTAAGCTTTACACCTTTTACTGGTTATCAATCCCGTATAATAAGCTGATAGGTGCATTCTGCAGTATGCGAACACACCAGGTCCTCACTGCGAATGGTATCCCATGTACGGTCGTACTTGACAGTGCGGTAGCATATGTGATGGAGCGAGTGGACATGGTATTGGTAGGATCCGAAGCCGTCGTGGAAagtggggtgagtgggattaGAACTGACTATCATTCTCGACTTCTCCGCCCTCCTGTCAGTCCACCAGAATACCTGCTGACCAACATTCTTCCAACCTATAGGGCCTGGTCTCCTCAGTGGGGACATACCAAGTAGCCCTCGTAGCCAAAGCCATGCAAAAACCCTTCTACGCCCTTGCAGA comes from Kwoniella bestiolae CBS 10118 chromosome 1, complete sequence and encodes:
- a CDS encoding hydroxyisourate hydrolase; the protein is MSKSPITCHVLDASVGKPAAGVKVSLDVLSFSGLTGDETAIEVPKTLATGETNTDGRCSDLLESGTKLSPGIYKMTFYSGDYFKSNDVETFYPLVEITFSYTNPDQHYHIPLLISPFSYTTYRGS